GCCGAAGCGTCCGTTGGTCAACGACCCCGTCTACGGGTCGCAGCTGGTCACCCAGCTGGTCAACAAGGTGCTGCTGGACGGCAAGAAGTCGCTCGCCGAGCGCATCGTCTACGGCGCTCTCGAGCAGGCTCGGGACAAGACCGGCACCGATCCCGTCGTCACCCTCAAGCGCGCGCTCGACAACGTCAAGCCCGCCCTCGAGGTGCGCAGCCGCCGTGTCGGTGGCGCCACCTACCAGGTGCCCGTCGAGGTTCGCCCGGACCGCTCCACCACGCTGGCGCTGCGCTGGCTGGTGAGCTTCTCCAAGGCTCGTCGCGAGAAGACCATGGTCGAGCGCCTCGCCAACGAGATCCTGGACGCGAGCAACGGCCTCGGCGCCGCGGTCAAGCGTCGCGAGGACACGCACAAGATGGCCGAAGCAAACCGGGCCTTCGCGCACTACCGCTGGTGATCTTGTCCCTGCGCAGCACCCTGCGCGGGTCGAACACCGGATAGCAATCAAGCAAGCGAAAGAGTGGGAATTTAGCCGTGGCACAGGACGTGTTGACCGACCTCACGAAGGTCCGCAACATCGGCATCATGGCGCACATCGACGCCGGCAAGACGACGACGACCGAGCGCATCCTCTTCTACACCGGTGTCAACTACAAGATCGGCGAGAC
The sequence above is drawn from the Mycolicibacterium neoaurum VKM Ac-1815D genome and encodes:
- the rpsG gene encoding 30S ribosomal protein S7; translated protein: MPRKGPAPKRPLVNDPVYGSQLVTQLVNKVLLDGKKSLAERIVYGALEQARDKTGTDPVVTLKRALDNVKPALEVRSRRVGGATYQVPVEVRPDRSTTLALRWLVSFSKARREKTMVERLANEILDASNGLGAAVKRREDTHKMAEANRAFAHYRW